A genome region from Setaria italica strain Yugu1 chromosome III, Setaria_italica_v2.0, whole genome shotgun sequence includes the following:
- the LOC101785892 gene encoding protein GOS9, with translation MNSVVKIGPFGSTSFAEGDRDITVAPQRLQSITIRHGNVVDAVAFTYKDSNGLEHTTGQWGGNGGNSTTITLEPYEFVKEVHGLYGFYGYGSDGIANFTIVTNLRTYGPFGLSKSIKEPKSFDIPVTNNGSIVGFFSHCNKGYVTAIGFYIKPF, from the exons ATG AACTCCGTGGTAAAGATTGGGCCGTTTGGCAGCACCTCCTTTGCGGAGGGCGACCGTGACATCACCGTAGCGCCTCAGCGCCTTCAGAGCATCACAATCCGCCATGGAAATGTAGTGGACGCCGTTGCCTTCACCTACAAGGACTCCAATGGGCTGGAGCACACCACAGGCCAATGGGGCGGCAATGGCGGGAACTCTACCACT ATTACCCTTGAGCCTTATGAGTTCGTGAAGGAAGTTCACGGGTTGTACGGATTTTACGGTTACGGAAGCGATGGCATAGCCAACTTCACCATCGTCACCAACCTGCGTACCTACGGACCGTTTGGGCTCAGTAAGTCGATCAAGGAGCCCAAGTCGTTCGACATCCCCGTCACGAACAATGGTAGCATCGTTGGCTTCTTCTCCCATTGCAACAAGGGCTATGTCACGGCCATCGGTTTCTACATCAAGCCGTTCTGA